The nucleotide sequence GAACTTCCCGGTAAGATAGAGATAGGCAGGGATGGGCTTATCGTACAAAGAGGGGGATACTCCGGGCTATTGCTGCCACAGGTGGCTGTAGAGCATGGGTTTGATGATGAGGAATTCCTGGGCCAGACCTGCATGAAGGCGGGATTGTTCCCTGATGCGTGGTTAGAGACCGATACTGAAGTGTTTGCGTTTGAAGGGCAGATCTTCCAGGAAGGCTAGCAAAAAAACGATTTGGAAAAGGATGTTTAATCACTATTACCTCACAGGCACCATTATGAAAAATAATAACACAGAACAATACCCTGGCTGTCGAATTGATGATACTGTCACGATATATGGCACGAACTCAATAGGGAATAATTGTACTGTCCTGGAAAATGTTTTCCTGGGTTATCCAACTGGCAAGGTCATTGACGAGGCATCAAACCTGGATATTCCACTTGTTGAATACGAGTTCCCGGGTATAACAATAGGTGACAATGCAGTTGTCCGTTCCGGTTCAATTATATATACCGAAGTGAGAATCGGTAACAATCTTCGAACCGGGCACAATATCCTGGTAAGAGAGAACACTATAATTGGCGATAATGTCCTTATCGGTACCAATGTTGTGATAGATGGTAACACCACTATTGGAAATAATGTCAGCATTCAAAGTAATGTTTACATACCCACAAATACGCACATTGAGGATAATGTGTTCATTGGTCCCTGTGCTGTCCTGACAAATGACAAATATCCCATACGCAAGAAATATGAGCTCAAAGGACCTGTACTCAGGACGGGAGTTTCAATAGGAGCGAACAGTACGCTATTACCGGGAGTTGAGATCGGCGAAGGTGCCATGGTGGCAGCCGGTGCACTGGTCACGAAAGATGTACCACCATGGAAACTTGCGGTGGGCTTTCCGGCCAGTATTGTTGAACTCCCAGTTGAGTTGAGAACGAAAAATAGAATCTGATAGTATGATACCAATAGCAAGACCAATTATTGGAGATGACGAGATACATGCCGTAACCGAGGTCATGAGGTCAGGAGTGATTGCAGAAGGCAGCAAGGTCGCTGATTTTGAAAACACGTATAGCAAATTCATAGGTGTCAACCATGCAATTGCCGTGAACTCGGGGACGGCTGCACTTCAAATCGCATTGCAGGCGGCAGGTATAGGAAAGGGGGATGAGATAGTAACGTCTTCATTTTCATTTATTGCAACCGCAAACTCTGTACTGTATACAGGCGCAAGACCGGTATTTGCAGACATTTCACCTGATACGTTCAACATCGACCCGGATGCTATCCTGAACGGTATCACTCCCCGGACAAAAGCCCTCCTACCCGTACATCTGTACGGTCATCCTGCAGAGATGAAAACCATAATGGAGATCGCAGAAGATAAAAAATTGAAAGTTATCGAAGATGCCTGCCAGGCACATGGTGCAATGGAACAGGGAAAGCATGCCGGTTCGTTCGGGATTGGTGCCTTCAGTTTTTATCCTACCAAGAACATGACAACGAGCGAAGGCGGGATGATAACGACAAATGATACAGAGATAGATGCTGTTGCACGAATGTTACGTTCTCACGGCTCAAAGCAGCGATACCATCATGAGATGCTGGGATATAATTTCAGGATGACTGATATTTCTGCAGCTATCGGTCAGGTCCAGCTTACGAAACTTGATAACTTCAACCAGAAAAGAATGGAGAATGCCGGATATCTGTCAGCAGGATTGAAAGGGCTTCCAGGTATTGAGACACCTCAGGTAAGAAATGGCTGTACCCATGTATTCCATCAATATACTATCAGAGTAACAGAAGATTGCAGGTACGAGCGGGACCAACTTGTTACATCGTTAGGTGAAAATGGTATTGGGACAGGAATATATTATCCTATACCAATACATAAGCAGCCTCTTTACACAAATTTAGGTTATACGGATTCTTTGAAAAATACGGAAATTGCCTCAAGGCAGGTTATATCATTGCCTGTGCACCCTTCTGTTTCAAGGGAAGAACTGGAACATATCATAACAACAATTGGAGAATTAACGGGATGAGAGCAGGAGTAATTGGCATCGGAGCCATGGGTCAGCACCATGTGCGTATCTACAACGATATGAAACATGTAGAACTTGTCGGCATATCTGATGTGTCCGGAAGCAGGGTCAGCGAACTGGCCGGACAGTATGGGGTCAAGGGTTATACCGACCACAAGCAACTGCTTAAGCAGGACCTTGATGTAGTCAGTATTGTTGTGCCAACAACACTGCACATGCCCATAGGAATGGATGCTATTGATGCGGGTGCAAATATCCTGATGGAAAAACCCATTGCCGATACACTGGAAAATGCACACAGATTAACTAATGCCGCTAAAGAGGCGAAGGTCAAGTTCATGGTGGGGCATATCGAACGGTTCAATCCTGCGGTCATGAGGTTGAAGGAGATCATTGATTCGGGAACGCTGGGTAAGATAGTGTCTATATCAACCCGCAGGGTAGGACCCTATAATCCCAGGATACGGGATGTGGGAGTTATTCTTGATATCGGGGTGCATGACATCGATGTTATAGCATATTTGTACGGTATGAAGGTGAACGAGGTATATGCTATTGCTGGTGCAGATATCCATTCCAAGGAAGACCATGCAGCTATCATGCTTCGATTTGACCATGAGTTCTCAGGCCTGGTAGAGACGAACTGGCTGACCCCCCACAAGGTCAGGAAGCTTACTGCCATAGGCGTAAAAGGTGTAGCATATCTTGATTATATCGACCAGACCGTGGAACTGCATGATGGGGAATGGATCCGGAAAGCTAAAATAATAGAAGAAGAGCCTTTACGAAAAGAACTGGAATACTTCGTTGACGTTGTTACAAATGGTGGAGAACCGCAACCGTCAGGAGAAGATGGGATACATGCTCTCAGGGTAGCTATGATGGCAATAGAATCATATAAAAAGGGAAAGGCCATAAAGATTTAAAATTATTTTCTTAAAAATGAGTGAAATTCATGAACGAACTTAAAGAAATATTGGATAAGAAGGGGCCTATCAGGAAGATCGGAGTGATCGGGATGGGATATGTGGGCATACCTGCAGCGGCGCTGTTTGCTGATTCGGATAATTTTGATTTAGTACTGGGATTCCAGAGGGATTCTCCTTCTTCGGGTTATAAGATAGAGATGATAAACCGGGGCGAGAGTCCTTTAAAAGGCGATGAGCCGGGGCTGGAAAAACTTATCAATAAAGTGGTTAAAGCGGGTAAGTTCCAGTGTACATCTGATTTTTCCAGGATATCGGAAGTGGATGCTGTGACTCTTGCCATCCAGACACCCTTTGCCAATCCCCAGGACCTTGAGCCTGATTTTGGCGCCCTTATAGAGGGCATACGGCAGGTGGGGCGGTCTCTCAGTCAAGGTACGCTCGTGGTGCTGGAGTCCACAATAACACCAGGCACTACCGATGGTATGGCAAGGCAGATACTGGAAGAGGAGTCAGGTCTCATTGCGGGAAAAGATTTTGCCCTGGCACATGCTCCCGAGCGGGTGATGGTAGGCAGGCTGCTGCGCAATATCCAGGAACATGACCGTATTGTCGGCGGCATTGACCGGGTCAGCACTGACCGGGCAGTTGAACTGTATACTCCGGTCATGACCACGGGCAGGGTTATTCCGATGACAGCCACGGCCGCTGAGGTGACCAAGACTGCTGAGAACACGTTCCGCGACCTCCAGATTGCTGCCATCAACCAGCTGGCACTGTACTGCGAGGCTATGGGTATCAATGTCTACGATGTGCGCACGGGTGTGGATAGCCTGAAAGGGGAGGGTATAACCAGAGCCATGCTCTTTCCGGGTGCGGGTGTTG is from ANME-2 cluster archaeon and encodes:
- a CDS encoding acetyltransferase, with the protein product MKNNNTEQYPGCRIDDTVTIYGTNSIGNNCTVLENVFLGYPTGKVIDEASNLDIPLVEYEFPGITIGDNAVVRSGSIIYTEVRIGNNLRTGHNILVRENTIIGDNVLIGTNVVIDGNTTIGNNVSIQSNVYIPTNTHIEDNVFIGPCAVLTNDKYPIRKKYELKGPVLRTGVSIGANSTLLPGVEIGEGAMVAAGALVTKDVPPWKLAVGFPASIVELPVELRTKNRI
- a CDS encoding DegT/DnrJ/EryC1/StrS aminotransferase family protein, producing the protein MIPIARPIIGDDEIHAVTEVMRSGVIAEGSKVADFENTYSKFIGVNHAIAVNSGTAALQIALQAAGIGKGDEIVTSSFSFIATANSVLYTGARPVFADISPDTFNIDPDAILNGITPRTKALLPVHLYGHPAEMKTIMEIAEDKKLKVIEDACQAHGAMEQGKHAGSFGIGAFSFYPTKNMTTSEGGMITTNDTEIDAVARMLRSHGSKQRYHHEMLGYNFRMTDISAAIGQVQLTKLDNFNQKRMENAGYLSAGLKGLPGIETPQVRNGCTHVFHQYTIRVTEDCRYERDQLVTSLGENGIGTGIYYPIPIHKQPLYTNLGYTDSLKNTEIASRQVISLPVHPSVSREELEHIITTIGELTG
- a CDS encoding Gfo/Idh/MocA family oxidoreductase, yielding MRAGVIGIGAMGQHHVRIYNDMKHVELVGISDVSGSRVSELAGQYGVKGYTDHKQLLKQDLDVVSIVVPTTLHMPIGMDAIDAGANILMEKPIADTLENAHRLTNAAKEAKVKFMVGHIERFNPAVMRLKEIIDSGTLGKIVSISTRRVGPYNPRIRDVGVILDIGVHDIDVIAYLYGMKVNEVYAIAGADIHSKEDHAAIMLRFDHEFSGLVETNWLTPHKVRKLTAIGVKGVAYLDYIDQTVELHDGEWIRKAKIIEEEPLRKELEYFVDVVTNGGEPQPSGEDGIHALRVAMMAIESYKKGKAIKI
- a CDS encoding nucleotide sugar dehydrogenase, with product MNELKEILDKKGPIRKIGVIGMGYVGIPAAALFADSDNFDLVLGFQRDSPSSGYKIEMINRGESPLKGDEPGLEKLINKVVKAGKFQCTSDFSRISEVDAVTLAIQTPFANPQDLEPDFGALIEGIRQVGRSLSQGTLVVLESTITPGTTDGMARQILEEESGLIAGKDFALAHAPERVMVGRLLRNIQEHDRIVGGIDRVSTDRAVELYTPVMTTGRVIPMTATAAEVTKTAENTFRDLQIAAINQLALYCEAMGINVYDVRTGVDSLKGEGITRAMLFPGAGVGGHCLTKDTYHLERGVKISEGRLDYPQGLDSLFVLARKVNDFMPVHMYNLTVDALKRTGKNPAGAKVAILGWAFINNSDDARNPPSEPYRKLLMDAGCKVAVHDPHVLEYPGVDISRELSDVVKGADVVAILTGHDEYFKLDAGVLKGFMGKEHPVIVDGRNVIEPDVFISEGFVYKGIGRGDKNGHEMKRNG